The region ACCCGACGAGGACCTTTAGAACGAATACTAAACTGCTAATTAAATGATATCCTGTGGCTGATGTCGCTACATATTGTTTTAGTCGATTTCAACCGAGATCTTCCAACATGCTGCTGTTACAAACGGATAGCTTCCAACGGACGGACATTATAGAACCGCTTTCCTTCATAATTTAGACAATGGTGGCTTGGTGATTTCGGCAATACTATAATATATTATCATTTATCGGAGCTATTTCTTTCATTCCGATCCATCCGATCGGGATCTCAACAAACCGTAGTGCCACACGCGGAACACACAGATTGGCACATTCCTTGGAATTTGCTTAACGCTTATCCGCAACATTCAATTATAGGAAGAGGGATACAGAAatacagacagagagagagagagagagagcacgggTTTCATTGGGCTGTGAAGCGGAAGCGGCAACTAGATTCGGAGATTTGATAATGTTGCGCGCCCCTCCCTCTTCAGGGAGTTGTTTCCGTGGCGCGGCTGGCGTGCCAGTTAAGATAGTCGGGCTTTGTGGCCGCTATGTACTCCTGCATTAGCGCTTCCACCACATCGCGCGACTCGTCCAGCTCCCTCAGATCGTCCTTGAACATGTCCTCACGCCGGAACTGTTCGAGAAAGGCGCTCCTGCGGCGCAGCTTATCGTACTGCTGGAGACAGCGGCCAAACAGCGACGAAATGCTGGTGTGGTTCGCTAGCATCAGGCCCGACACGCGGTGGTTGCTTTGTACGTACGGGCTGCTGCGCGACAGTGCCACCTGAATGCTGGCCGGTCCCCAGGGGATGAATTGTGCCAGTTTGCGCTCCCGGATACGCTGGATCGATTGGTGCACCTGCGATGGATTCACCTCACCCTGGATGATGTTCAGAATCGAGATGTACCGATGCTGGTTCGCTTTGTCCGATGTCGTCGATACCATCATGTTCTTCGGCTGCAGTAACCGCCGCATCACGTCCAGGACCGTGGTTTTCTGCACCGACTGTGTATCGGTATCGGTGGACAACGGTGTGTAGCCGGTCATGAGGAAGTGCAGCTGGGACGTCGGGATAAGGGGAGCGATCAGTTCGATCAGATTGTTGTTCATGTAGGACGGGTACCGCAAGGTGGTCGTGCTGACGGACATGATGGTCGAGACGAGCGTGTTGATCTGGGCGAAGCTAGGATTCTCCAACTGTAGCCGCTCCGTCGCAATCCGGTTCAGGGCCGTGTTGTCGAGGACGACCACACAATCGGCACAGCTGGTCAGGCGACGCAGGGTCAGCAGACTGTTGTATGGCTGCACGACGACGTCACTGATTTCCTCCTGATTCGGGAACACACTGTACGTCTGGATGAGCTTCTTCGGGAAGCGCTCCGACAGTGTCTCCATCATGAATGAACCCATACCGGAACCGGTTCCACCGGCGATCGAGTGACACAACACGAAACCCTCCAGACTATCGGTGTTGTCCACCTCGCGATCAATGATGTCGAAGATTTCCTCCTGCAGCTTCGCCCCTTGGCTGAACCCGGACGCCCAGTTGTTGCCTGCCCCTCCGCCGTCCTTCGATAGGTACACGTTCTCCGGATTGTACAACTGGCGGCGGACACAAGAAAACCCGTTTGCATCAATATGAAAACTACAGAACCTCGCCCCACAGATTCTTACCTTCGAGTAGGCCGAAGCCATGATGCTGTGGATAACGCGCGGTTCCAAATCAAGCAGGACCGCCCGCGGAATGTAGTGATCATCGTCGGCCTGATAGAAAAACACATCCTTCCGGTCAAGGCCATCGGCGGCAAAGTCTTGCAGCATGCCGCTGGGTGAGATTCCATGCTCCAAACATAGCCGCTTCCAGAACTCGAACCCAACTGAAAATGCACAACATCGGGACGGAATGCTTAACTAGATGGAGAGGCCGCACCTAGGCGCACAACGATCTTGGCGCGTTCCGGGTCCGGTTTTTACGTACTTTGGTTGCCGCACTGGCCCAGCTGGAGCGTTATGATGCCTCTAGGCATCGCTCAACGTACCGCAACCGGTGGTTTCCTTGGCGAACGATTCCGGCGGACGACAACACGTATTTTGCGCCTCAAACCTGACCCGAGAAGATGTTCAGGAATTTGCGGTTTTTAACCAAACGAATGGCGGCTAAATCGTTTGTTTCCTTTATGTCGTTCTTCGCATTTCACCCGCCAGTTGAAAAGTTGACCAGAACGGGTGTCCAATGCGCCCCTTGTTCGTGCGTACCTCGCGGGGAATGTATACCGAAGTTGGTCCTGGTTGCAACGGGAGTGCAGCAGCGGGAGTGTGGTTGCGTGGGTACGGTATCACGTATTTCTCGCTTCTTGTTTTTTCGCTCAAGCCGTGCTGATTTTGGGCTGATTAAATCTATTTATCCGCATTACTGGGTgagcttttccgttttcgcaCAGTGAATTACACGAGACGATGCGCCGCCTTTGTTGAAAAGTGAATAGAACGGAAGGCAATTCTCGCATCATCGACgcaaaacgcacgcacgaccGCCAACGTAAGTTCTATGCGCGGGGTGGCTTGAGGCGAGGGACGACGATTCGTAGGGAGCTTACCTTTTCTTACCTCCACTCAGCAGGTGATCCTGCCGATTGGAAGCGCGTCGTTGTCGAGCATATAATCCCAATCCCGGGCACCAGTTTGTGAGAACACCCATGCACACCATCAACTTGAGCGGCAGAGAAGTGGCCGAGGCTGGCCTTACTCGTCGCCTGAAGCTGGCTGAGGAGGCGAGCATCAAGATCGATGTGATCGATCTTgtcgacgatgaggaggagcaAGCCACAAGACCACACCGGCCGCCCGAAGACCGACGCTCCGACGATAGCCGGGATGCGACCAATCCAACCTCCGCACCGCGGCTGACGCCGTTCCACGGTGTTCTTTCCGCCAATGACGATGGGAAAGTTCTTTTTATGAATGGATCTTTATCTGGCGAACGTAGAACGTACTCGCGCCGTCCGATTCACGCATCACCG is a window of Anopheles aquasalis chromosome 2, idAnoAquaMG_Q_19, whole genome shotgun sequence DNA encoding:
- the LOC126580978 gene encoding tubulin gamma-1 chain-like, giving the protein MPRGIITLQLGQCGNQIGFEFWKRLCLEHGISPSGMLQDFAADGLDRKDVFFYQADDDHYIPRAVLLDLEPRVIHSIMASAYSKLYNPENVYLSKDGGGAGNNWASGFSQGAKLQEEIFDIIDREVDNTDSLEGFVLCHSIAGGTGSGMGSFMMETLSERFPKKLIQTYSVFPNQEEISDVVVQPYNSLLTLRRLTSCADCVVVLDNTALNRIATERLQLENPSFAQINTLVSTIMSVSTTTLRYPSYMNNNLIELIAPLIPTSQLHFLMTGYTPLSTDTDTQSVQKTTVLDVMRRLLQPKNMMVSTTSDKANQHRYISILNIIQGEVNPSQVHQSIQRIRERKLAQFIPWGPASIQVALSRSSPYVQSNHRVSGLMLANHTSISSLFGRCLQQYDKLRRRSAFLEQFRREDMFKDDLRELDESRDVVEALMQEYIAATKPDYLNWHASRATETTP